The Podospora pseudocomata strain CBS 415.72m chromosome 1 map unlocalized CBS415.72m_1, whole genome shotgun sequence genome has a segment encoding these proteins:
- a CDS encoding uncharacterized protein (EggNog:ENOG503P0WG; COG:W) gives MAFNFNRASCSPARNRYGMANQPHPLQRLSSPSRSFSALVHAIGLLSYSCSFWCLQQFPTEIHFGFGGDFQLLTIIGLALATATFAFGLLADLTLSPRLFGIKNVLSVCSTPLEVLISILYWSISAIDKSLLFPPEFALPFLPDFGFHAMPAVMLTMDLILLSPPWTIRVYSAMALSTCLAFLYWGWVEYCFEQNGWYPYPMFEQLKTWQRVILFSVSAGLMTTSTLALKWLYGKINGIEQFKKEALHPIKTD, from the exons ATGGCATTTAATTTCAACCGTGCATCTTGCTCACCCGCTCGAAATAGGTACGGAATGGCaaaccaacctcaccctttACAACGgctctcctcgccttcccgGAGCTTCTCAGCCCTCGTACATGCCATCGGTCTTTTGTCATACTCGTGCAGCTTTTGGTGCCTTCAGCAGTTCCCAACCGAAATTCACTtcgggtttggtggtgacttTCAACTTCTCA CCATCATTGGGCTCGCTTTAGCGACGGCAACGTTTGCCTTTGGCCTGTTGGCCGATCTCACTCTGAGCCCTCGGCTCTTTGGCATCAAAAATGTTCTCTCAGTGTGTTCAACACCCTTGGAGGTTCTGATCAGCATTCTGTACTGGAGCATAAGTGCCATTGACAAGtccctccttttcccaccaGAGTTCGCACTTCCATTCCTTCCAGATTT TGGATTTCATGCGATGCCAGCCGTCATGTTAACGATGGATCTGATACTACTCAGTCCTCCTTGGACCATCAGAGTTTACAGTGCTATGGCTCTCAGTACCTGCTTGGCATTTCTATACTGGGGGTGGGTTGAATATTGCTTTGAGCAAAACGGATG GTACCCGTATCCCATGTTTGAGCAGCTCAAAACTTGGCAGCGAGTGATTCTCTTTTCAGTCTCAGCCGGGCTCATGACGACGAGCACACTGGCTCTAAAGTGGCTGTACGGTAAGATCAACGGTATTGAACAGTTCAAGAAGGAAGCTCTTCATCCCATCAAGACGGATTGA
- the cyp15 gene encoding Peptidyl-prolyl cis-trans isomerase cyp15 (COG:O; EggNog:ENOG503NXBP), which translates to MADNTNDEDLKSNKRSHAEFTENDGSDSSSDDDMGPQLPSASAPKKKRRVLPYEKLYISALPKSTRYSKSLMHKEQLAFLTMTPLTEFLITSSVDGVVKFWKKVADGIEFVKEFKAHQGEIRSVSTSADGRSFATAGPDKTVKLFDVMTFDLLAVIQLEYVPRCVCWVHKKGASLPLLAISDDSQKPGIHIYDGRGENLTPIHTITGLHRSPVSLMAFNDHYDCVISADEGGMIEYWQPGGSYQKPDNVFEYKSSTNLFDFKKAKSIPTSLTLSPDGSRFATISFPDRKIRLFDFASAKLQRTYDESLQVIEEMQQAGTAIQKLDPVEFGRRLATEREIESPALRDKFHLIFDESGHFLLYGSYLGVKVLNTFTNKVVKVYGREEHYRPLALALYQGQPQKKGVTTVAMAASSNPLLQESETRDPILITTGVGKVRFYMFTNDEEFSKSTRDVQNEKPTILGAKKTEQKKVAETGTSAVIHTTYGDIHIRLFPDAAPKAVENFVTHSKRGYYNNTIFHRVIRKFMIQGGDPLGDGTGGESIWGREFEDEFSTLKHDKPYTVSMANAGPNTNGSQFFITTEKTPWLDNKHTIFGRAVQGLDVIHKIENVKTYKEKPAEDIKIVNIDIS; encoded by the exons ATGGCGGACAACACCAACGATGAGGACTTGAAGTCCAACAAGCGCAGCCATGCAGAATTCACAGAAAATGATGGTTCCG ATAGCTCTTCAGACGATGACATGGGACCGCAGTTGCCGTCCGCCTCAGCGCCCAAAAAGAAGCGCCGTGTTCTGCCATACGAAAAGCTCTACATCTCAGCCCTCCCCAAGTCGACCCGTTACTCCAAGTCCCTGATGCACAAAGAGCAGTTGGCATTTCTCACCATGACACCTCTGACCGAGTTCCTCATAACATCGTCTGTGGATGGCGTAGTCAAGTTCTGGAAGAAGGTCGCCGACGGCATCGAGTTCGTGAAGGAGTTCAAGGCCCACCAGGGGGAGATCCGCTCTGTTTCGACCAGCGCAGATGGGAGGAGTTTTGCAACTGCCGGCCCCGACAAGACGGTGAAGCTGTTCGATGTCATGACATTTGATCTGTTAGCTGTTATCCAGCTAGAGTATGTGCCGCGGTGTGTATGCTGGGTTCACAAGAAAGGTgcttctcttcctctgctAGCCATATCCGACGATAGCCAAAAGCCTGGCATCCACATCTACGACGGACGGGGTGAAAACCTGACCCCTATTCATACCATCACCGGTCTTCACCGCAGCCCCGTCTCCCTGATGGCTTTCAACGACCATTACGACTGCGTAATATCGGCCGATGAGGGAGGCATGATTGAATACTGGCAGCCCGGAGGATCTTATCAAAAGCCTGACAACGTCTTTGAGTACAAGAGCTCAACGAATCTGTTTGACTTCAAGAAAGCAAAATCCATACCGACCTCGCTCACGCTATCGCCAGATGGGAGTCGCTTCGCCACAATATCCTTCCCTGACAGGAAAATCCGCCTCTTCGACTTTGCCTCAGCCAAGCTTCAACGCACCTATGATGAGTCCCTTCAGGTCATTGAGGAAATGCAACAAGCTGGAACAGCGATACAGAAACTTGATCCAGTCGAGTTTGGTCGCCGGTTAGCAACGGAACGGGAAATCGAATCCCCAGCTCTCCGCGACAAATTCCACCTCATCTTCGATGAATCTGGTCACTTTCTCCTCTATGGCTCTTACCTGGGTGTCAAGGTGCTCAACACATTCACAAATAAAGTGGTCAAAGTGTACGGCCGGGAGGAACATTATCGTCCACTAGCACTGGCCCTCTACCAGGGTCAGCCTCAGAAGAAGGGGGTTACTACGGTAGCCATGGCGGCATCCAGCAACCCGCTTCTTCAAGAATCCGAAACAAGGGATCCCATATTGATCACCACGGGCGTGGGCAAGGTCCGGTTTTACATGTTCACCAATGACGAGGAATTCTCCAAGTCAACCAGAGATGTTCAAAACGAGAAACCCACGATTCTAGGGGCAAAGAAGACGGAGCAAAAGAAGGTCGCCGAGACGGGCACATCGGCGGTCATCCACACCACATACGGTGATATTCATATTCGACTCTTCCCGGATGCAGCTCCCAAGGCCGTGGAGAACTTCGTGACGCATTCAAAACGCGGCtactacaacaacaccatcttccATCGTGTGATTCGTAAGTTTATGATTCAGGGTGGTGATCCTCTGGGAGATGGAACCGGTGGTGAAAGTATCTGGGGGAGAGAGTTCGAGGATGAATTTAGCACATTGAAACACGACAAGCCATACACGGTTAGTATGGCGAATGCTGGCCCCAATACCAACGGGAGCCAGTTCTTTATCACCACTGAGAAAACA CCATGGCTTGATAACAAGCACACGATATTTGGACGCGCCGTTCAAGGTCTTGATGTCATCCACAAGATCGAAAATGTCAAGACCTACAAAGAGAAACCAGCGGAGGACATCAAGATTGTCAATATTGACATTTCGTAG
- a CDS encoding uncharacterized protein (COG:C; EggNog:ENOG503NVIS), which translates to MNRPRSSNSDEADRPNLNNLNANIRDEKTPRSTAPTNNDNTTTTVVASNSNKIPYGQYQIDIYFQALTAGKKPVTTTDPNKLEQQAREAMSPQGFNYVFGGAGEQATMHANRLAFRQWKVIPRMLRDTLPRNLSVKLFGKTYDSPILMAPIGVQSAYHPDAETGVAKACAALNVPFIYSTASSTPLEEIVAALEDTGGPSPPSPETEEPAPPAPADDPATAASASASAEGKDPGPARPPTSSASTLVPDPKPSRWFQLYWPVDDDITASLLSRARVAGCEVLVVTLDTFIMAWRPLDLDTGFLPFAVGEGNALGFSDSVFRQKFSDKFSTGENEAQVEDNIIAASRYWAGEVFSGHAHKWEDLATLRKLWGDRPIVLKGVLSVEDAVLAARSGVDGIIVSNHGGRQLDGAVPSLEMLPEIVDAVGDRLTVMFDSGIRTGVDVLKALALGAKAVLVGRPVIYGLGIAGTEGAKHVLASLLADVDQSMGLLGVQTVGELNRSMLRKISYGGDVKTSL; encoded by the exons ATGAACCGTCCCAGATCTAGCAACAGCGACGAAGCCGACAGACCCAACTTAAACAACCTGAACGCTAACATAAGAGATGAGAAGACACCACGCTCCACTGCCCCTACTaacaacgacaacaccaccaccactgtcgtcgccagcaacagcaacaagatcCCCTATGGCCAGTACCAAATCGACATTTACTTTCAAGCCCTCACGGCGGGGAAGAAgcccgtcaccaccaccgatccCAACAAACTTGAACAGCAAGCCCGGGAGGCGATGAGCCCCCAGGGATTCAACTATGTGTTCGGAGGGGCAGGCGAGCAAGCGACGATGCACGCCAACCGGCTGGCTTTCCGGCAGTGGAAGGTCATACCCCGTATGTTGAGAGACACACTGCCTCGCAATCTAAGTGTGAAGCTGTTTGGCAAGACATATG actcccccatcctcatggCCCCCATCGGCGTGCAATCAGCCTACCACCCCGACGCAGAAACCGGCGTCGCCAAAGCCTGCGCCGCCCTCAACGTCCCATTCATCTACAGCACCGCGTCCAGCACCCCCCTAGAGGAGATCGTCGCGGCTCTAGAGGACACAGGAGGCCCCAGCCCGCCCTCACCAGAAACAGAAGAGCCCGCcccaccggcgccggcggaTGATCCTGCAacggcagcatcagcatcagcatcagcagaaGGAAAAGACCCAGGACCAGCCAGACCGCCAACCTCGTCCGCTTCCACCCTAGTCCCTGATCCCAAGCCGTCCAGGTGGTTCCAACTCTACTGGcccgtcgacgacgacatcaccGCCTCTTTGCTCTCCCGAGCCCGGGTAGCTGGCTGTGAGGTCTTGGTCGTAACACTGGACACCTTCATCATGGCATGGCGgcccctcgacctcgacacaGGGTTCCTCCCCTTTGCCGTCGGGGAGGGCAATGCCCTCGGATTCAGTGACTCGGTGTTTCGGCAGAAGTTTTCTGACAAGTTTAGCACCGGCGAAAACGAGGCCCAGGTGGAGGACAACATCATTGCTGCGAGCCGGTATTGGGCCGGGGAGGTCTTCTCGGGGCACGCGCACAAGTGGGAGGACCTTGCCACCTTGAGAAAATTGTGGGGGGACAGGCCGATTGTGCTCAAGGGGGTGCTGAGCGTGGAGGATGCAGTGTTGGCGGCGAGAAGTGGAGTTGACGGGATTATCGTGAGCAATCACGGAGGGAGGCAGCTGGATGGGGCGGTGCCTAGTTTGGAGATGCTCCCAGAAATTGTAGACGCCGTTGGGGACCGCTTGACTGTCATGTTCGACTCTGGAATCCGTACAGGGGTGGATGTTCTGAAAGCACTGGCCTTGGGGGCAAAGGCGGTCCTGGTTGGCAGACCGGTGATATATGGTCTTGGAATTGCAGGGACAGAGGGAGCCAAGCATGTGCTGGCTTCGCTTTTGGCTGACGTGGACCAGTCTATGGGACTACTTGGGGTGCAAACGGTGGGTGAGCTCAACAGGAGCATGCTCAGAAAGATAAGCTACGGCGGTGATGTCAAAACATCGCTCTAG
- the NUP84 gene encoding Nucleoporin nup84 (COG:U; COG:Y; EggNog:ENOG503P0IF) — MAPGFNFPSISQESSRASSESRLREPSHRDMTDLESTYRHSTVRVGNDVDFFAAELDRYNTDLRGRSNSEKREQIFKLLDSYYNYARNRVDRLQASQVGGRNRGAVWQRPGSVDMDVDEVEEGHFSVSAEEVRRAEEEAQTWDLLRRILPFRYQDSELAEEKNGRNPVPQSRREWWEEFLITDSVARERKIVLEWLQNSATHGPPVDVVVSELQHNAERGDILAHGWLHTRHKIKLQKSVNGYQGVLDPNAATSQSHLGSNILVTQLDPDAVTRQGRKLEPQDEFFERAIWLGCFEMLRRGYSMSEIRDWCAERTELWRAATIAPLPLSNPQDEEQFDFEPGSLVLWRRMCYAAAHDGGTSEYDRAVYGLLAGDLESVDKVCKSWDDKLFAHYNALLRTQFDIFLMKKCGKDLVEIAARFPAFNAVVYHGEPATVAKRLVASLENDPKTSNEALGTSKSLQAAIVANDLGRYLFHQGVVLSKKANARAKSKLIPEINFPISEHINEKKYVGLGDYDGLRTLAHVLIIVNTLDRLSDSKQESGHKAIRHAQENILTSYVSYLRLANLEELVPLYCSKLHEDRLYEVLGRNLIHIVGDEPREHQLIIMTKLGVDIKEFGRKLPLIYLNDVNDKSVRCDVKGHFKILEEGPATLKYGRIVRPDFIGDDSNDMEGESEELIRTLEWLIMVPGLFLETCTYAIRVYKYFLKRADLRAARALSVRVSGRYIAMEKLTFITFVDQNQDDVHGWFDEVANHDFSEAFLQECGVSRDRLLNVVRNLWELECLVRALDSMETLASMAGLSRDPSHPPAREMWTQAVGDVRNVKNCMQPVLNNWLMVSNEVDNDFQDLREAYIPETVSAYISTLHFAGGAVSRDNFMECMDLAALIADKDSNIAQEFIKSGRMRELLESFAACSKALAVSTAESKGKSGKKHRELGWSRELWSIKP; from the exons ATGGCGCCTGGATTT AATtttccatccatctcccAGGAAAGCTCCCGGGCTAGCTCGGAGAGTCGACTGCGAG AACCGTCACACCGCGACATGACCGACCTCGAGTCTACCTACCGCCATAGCACCGTCCGAGTCGGGAACGACGTCGATTTCTTCGCTGCTGAACTGGACCGCTACAACACCGATCTGAGAGGCAGGTCGAACTCTGAGAAACGCGAACAAATCTTCAAACTGCTCGATTCCTACTACAACTATGCACGGAACAGAGTAGACAGGTTGCAAGCAAGTCAGGTGGGAGGACGAAATCGGGGCGCTGTTTGGCAAAGACCAGGCTCGGTGGATATGGATGTGGAcgaagttgaagaaggccacTTTTCTGTCAGCGCTGAGGAGGTGCGacgggcagaggaggaggcacAAACCTGGGATCTCTTACGGCGCATACTGCCTTTCCGTTACCAAGATTCAGAGCTCGCCGAGGAAAAGAACGGCAGGAATCCGGTGCCCCAGTCGCGGAGAGAatggtgggaggagtttCTGATCACCGACTCTGTGGCCAGAGAGAGGAAGATCGTGTTGGAGTGGTTGCAGAACAGCGCCACTCACGGACCACCAGTCGATGTGGTTGTCAGCGAGCTCCAGCACAACGCCGAGAGGGGCGACATCCTGGCACATGGCTGGCTTCATACACGCCACAAGATCAAGCTACAGAAGAGTGTCAATGGGTACCAGGGTGTGCTTGACCCTAATGCTGCCACTTCCCAATCCCACCTTGGCTCAAATATTCTCGTTACCCAGCTCGATCCAGACGCCGTCACACGCCAAGGCCGAAAGTTAGAGCCGCAGGACGAATTCTTCGAGCGGGCCATCTGGCTGGGATGCTTTGAGATGCTACGCCGGGGGTACTCCATGTCTGAGATACGGGACTGGTGCGCAGAGAGGACGGAACTGTGGAGAGCAGCTACAATCGCGCCGCTGCCACTTTCAAATCCCCAAGATGAAGAACAATTTGACTTTGAGCCAGGCTCGCTCGTGCTCTGGAGAAGGATGTGCTATGCAGCTGCTCATGATGGGGGAACAAGCGAATACGATCGGGCCGTCTATGGACTTCTTGCTGGCGATCTTGAGAGCGTTGACAAGGTGTGCAAATCGTGGGATGATAAGCTTTTCGCCCACTACAACGCTCTTCTCAGGACACAGTTCGACATTTTCTTGATGAAGAAGTGCGGCAAGGACTTGGTAGAGATCGCTGCGCGTTTTCCGGCCTTCAACGCTGTTGTTTACCACGGTGAGCCGGCCACAGTTGCGAAGCGCCTCGTGGCCAGTTTGGAGAACGATCCGAAGACTAGCAACGAGGCTCTGGGGACTTCCAAGTCGCTCCAAGCCGCCATTGTTGCCAACGACCTGGGCCGGTATCTATTCCATCAAGGTGTTGTGCTTTCCAAGAAGGCGAATGCCAGGGCAAAGTCAAAGCTGATCCCAGAGATCAACTTCCCCATTTCGGAGCACATCAACGAAAAGAAGTACGTTGGGCTGGGCGATTACGACGGGTTGAGGACATTGGCTCatgtcctcatcatcgtcaacacCCTGGATAGGCTCAGTGACTCCAAGCAAGAAAGCGGCCACAAGGCAATTCGCCACGCCCAGGAGAACATTCTTACCTCCTACGTCAGCTACCTTCGACTCGCCAAccttgaggagcttgttCCCCTGTACTGCTCCAAACTCCACGAGGACCGTCTATACGAGGTGCTAGGCAGAAATCTCATTCACATTGTGGGCGATGAACCCCGTGAGCACCAGCTGATCATCATGACCAAGTTGGGAGTCGACATAAAGGAGTTTGGTCGAAAGTTGCCCCTTATCTACCTGAACGATGTCAACGACAAGTCGGTTCGATGCGATGTAAAGGGTCACTTCAAGATTCTGGAAGAGGGGCCGGCCACACTAAAATATGGTAGAATTGTTCGGCCGGATTTCATCGGGGATGACTCCAACGACATGGAGGGAGAAAGCGAAGAACTCATCCGCACTCTGGAGTGGCTCATAATGGTCCCGGGGCTGTTCTTGGAGACATGCACCTACGCCATCCGGGTTTACAAGTACTTCTTGA AACGGGCCGACTTGCGTGCTGCCCGCGCCCTCAGCGTCCGTGTTTCCGGGCGATACATCGCCATGGAGAAGTTGACGTTCATCACCTTTGTGGACCAAAACCAAGATGATGTCCACGGGTGGTTTGATGAGGTCGCTAATCACGATTTCAGTGAAGCCTTCCTTCAAGAGTGTGGCGTCAGCAGAGACAGGCTTCTGAATGTTGTCAGAAACCTATGGGAACTTGAATGTCTCGTCCGAGCACTGGACTCAATGGAGACATTGGCTTCCATGGCTGGTCTCAGCAGAGA tccatcccacccccctgcGCGCGAAATGTGGACTCAGGCCGTTGGCGACGTGCGCAATGTTAAGAACTGTATGCAGCCGGTGCTGAACAACTGGTTGATGGTCAGCAATGAAGTCGACAACGACTTTCAGGACCTCCGCGAGGCCTATATTCCCGAGACAGTTAGCGCATACATCAGCACCCTCCATTTTGCCGGCGGCGCCGTTTCGCGCGACAACTTCATGGAATGCATGGACTTGGCTGCTCTGATTGCCGACAAGGACTCAAACATAGCTCAGGAGTTCATCAAGtctgggaggatgagggagctTCTAGAGTCTTTTGCAGCCTGCAGCAAGGCGCTGGCTGTATCTACGGCTGAGAGTAAAGGCAAGAGCGGCAAAAAACACCGCGAGCTTGGATG GTCAAGGGAGCTTTGGTCTATCAAGCCATGA
- the CMC4 gene encoding Cx9C motif-containing protein 4, mitochondrial (COG:O; EggNog:ENOG503P73Y), translating to MALERDLQTDPPCHPRALTGITDCLTRNGFDEAKCTRYVDALYECCQAFYKKNGDEATTVSCPKASLLRLKMEQREKAKQ from the exons ATG GCGCTTGAAAGAGATCTCCAAACTGATCCTCCATGCCACCCACGCGCG CTCACAGGCATCACAGATTGCTTGACGCGGAATGGATTTGACGAAGCCAAGTGTACAAGATATGTCGATGCCCTCTACGAATGTTGCCAGGCATTCTACAAAAAGAACGGCGACGAGGCAACCACGGTTAGCTGCCCGAAGGCGAGCTTGTTGAGGCTGAAGATGgagcagagggagaaggcgaagCAATAA
- the SMT3 gene encoding SUMO protein smt3 (COG:O; EggNog:ENOG503P5B7): protein MADAAENGSPGQGPDVPQGGSEHLNIKVTDNNNEVFFKIKRSTKLEKLMTAFCERQGKTIQSVRFLFEGQRVQPSDTPDTLEMQDGDTLEVHQEQVGGGGL from the exons ATGGCCGACGCTGCGGAGAACGGTTCCCCTGGCCAGGGCCCTGATGTCCCCCAGGGTGGCAGCGAGCACCTTAACATCAAGGtgaccgacaacaacaacgaggTCTTCTTCAAGATCAAACGAAGCACcaagctggagaagctgaTGACTGCCTTCTGCGAACGCCAGGGTAAGACCATCCAGTCGGTCAGGTTTCTCTTCGAAGGCCAGCGTGTCCAACCTTCCGACACCCCAGATACG CTCGAAATGCAGGATGGGGACACTCTCGAGGTTCACCAGGAACaagtcggtggtggtggtctctaG
- a CDS encoding uncharacterized protein (EggNog:ENOG503NWRH; COG:T; COG:Z), whose product MFAHNKPRERGSPRKVTPPSPSYMSNEQFAAYLADLRNNRINRPGGARPLPTSPTKQRDVAGLPPSRPSMGVMPASEASSLRHHHHNDSQQQGPPSEVCGIGPSASLPSMSASISSRFSAGTRGRDYYPNRPVQPLKPSDVVPSATYIERGQRWMEKEEAFSLRQAMEDMTVKDEEVNEYGAPVAEDEDEKRLYNAALDEAAELVWQHQNPGKVPQPGTPYRYKSHLRKDSYSHARTASVGMYGNDVAPTGLARNSASASVSGSSSEGEDGPASIRSRSSFTSAHPVDSGRGSLDSLRGGSAEARNAKTYNGVAAPAGPRPAGRRRSSLKRNISGEVQKPFSGDQIWEEPDNQEAERAEDSFPQDGKAQALQSKPKNPLNRVQFAPEAQSVAVTSPPSPQKRINRFEIHRNPPTQSRNPAYTTNSRPQAPVVREDVLRKHGIEVRSDEIRQATTMKLKDRSPALPTPSAVSDVPGRPIVSFDKNWKPHEEATDDKSDSTRSGRGIEAQHPVCLVPGRILSKQSKEAQQQAPPIPSISVPDDSPTPSPPTRRSPFRRPQPAPPTIQVDGPAVPSISVSDTSSPAAPPVPSIVIAPDDADDGPSIPVIVTPDDSTSTNNSGGSRRPLPTPQPGAPRVRQAAARPRGHWTPDPRPVGSRATARCHECGHFIEGRFVSLAGNSERFHPQCFTCFSCGTSLEALEISPEPDHYRAQRLERISRRAAGEILPEKPGETEAEDGDERLRFFCHLDWHELFAPRCKHCKTPIMGEHVVALGSHWHFGHFFCAECGDPFEKGMTHIEKDGYAWCVSCQTKRTERRAPKCRACRKAVIGQYIRALGGEWHDECFRCASCHGGFDDGQIFPQEGRGAPGETVVLCTRCMEAELKA is encoded by the exons ATGTTTGCACACAATAAGCCCAGGGAACGGGGCTCTCCCCGGAAAGTGACGCCGCCGTCACCTTCGTACATGTCGAACGAGCAATTCG CCGCGTACCTGGCAGACCTGCGCAACAACCGCATCAACCGGCCCGGCGGTGctcgtcctcttcccacctcccccacaaagCAACGAGATGTAGCCGGGCTACCCCCTAGTCGCCCGTCCATGGGAGTCATGCCAGCTTCCGAAGCATCATCACTtcgccaccatcatcacaacgacagccagcagcaagggcCCCCCTCAGAAGTCTGCGGGATAGGGCCCTCCGCAAGTCTGCCGTCCATGTCCGCCAGTATATCATCAAGATTTTCAGCGGGAACACGGGGGAGAGACTATTACCCGAACCGCCCGGTCCAGCCGTTGAAGCCGTCAGACGTCGTACCAAGTGCAACCTATATCGAACGGGGTCAGAGATggatggaaaaggaggaggcgttTTCGCTTCGGCAGGCTATGGAGGATATGACAGTCAAAGATGAGGAAGTAAATGAATATGGTGCGCCGgttgccgaggatgaggatgaaaaGCGGCTTTACAACGCTGCTCTCGACGAGGCTGCCGAGCTGGTATGGCAGCACCAGAATCCTGGCAAAGTGCCTCAGCCGGGCACCCCTTATCGATACAAATCCCACCTTCGCAAGGACAGCTATTCGCACGCACGTACGGCGAGCGTGGGCATGTATGGCAATGATGTTGCTCCAACTGGACTGGCGAGAAATTCTGCTTCTGCGTCAGTTTCCGGCAGCTCGAGCGAAGGTGAAGATGGGCCTGCGTCTATCAGAAGTCGTTCGTCTTTCACCTCGGCTCATCCGGTCGACAGTGGGCGAGGAAGTCTCGATTCGTTGCGGGGGGGTTCAGCTGAGGCTCGGAATGCAAAGACATACAACGGAGTCGCGGCTCCCGCAGGGCCTCGGCCAGCGGGGCGCCGTCGAAGCAGCCTCAAGAGAAACATCAGTGGCGAAGTCCAAAAACCCTTTTCTGGTGATCAGATCTGGGAAGAACCCGACAACCAGGAAGCTGAGCGTGCTGAAGATTCGTTCCCACAAGATGGGAAAGCTCAGGCCCTGCAGTCAAAGCCAAAGAACCCGTTAAACCGTGTGCAGTTTGCTCCCGAGGCACAATCGGTTGCGGTCACGTCTCCGCCGTCCCCACAAAAGCGCATCAATAGATTTGAGATTCATCGcaaccctccaacccaaTCGAGGAATCCTGCTTATACCACAAACTCGCGCCCACAAGCTCCTGTGGTGCGTGAGGACGTGCTTCGAAAGCACGGTATCGAGGTTCGGAGCGACGAGATTCGGCAGGCCACCACTATGAAGCTCAAAGACCGTAGTCCAGCGCTACCCACGCCATCTGCCGTCAGTGACGTTCCGGGGCGACCAATCGTAAGCTTTGATAAGAATTGGAAGCCCCATGAGGAGGCTACTGACGATAAGTCAGACTCGACGAGGTCCGGACGAGGCATCGAAGCCCAGCATCCCGTGTGCCTCGTCCCCGGCCGGATCCTCTCCAAGCAGTCCAAAGaagcccagcagcaagcgcCGCCGATCCCTTCTATTTCTGTTCCGGATGATTCTCCGACCCCATCGCCGCCTACGCGCCGCTCGCCGTTCCGCCGCCCACAACCAGCGCCGCCCACTATTCAAGTAGATGGGCCTGCTGTTCCCTCGATTTCGGTGTCGGACACCTCCTCGCCCGCTGCCCCGCCAGTTCCGTCCATCGTAATCGCGCCTGACGATGCCGATGACGGTCCGAGTATCCCCGTGATCGTGACCCCGGACGACAGCACGAGTACGAATAATAGTGGCGGCTCGCGGCGGCCACTCCCCACCCCTCAACCAGGAGCGCCTCGTGTCAGGCAGGCTGCAGCCCGTCCTAGAGGACACTGGACTCCTGACCCTAGGCCCGTGGGCAGCAGGGCGACGGCTCGCTGCCACGAGTGCGGCCACTTTATCGAGGGCCGCTTCGTCTCACTGGCAGGTAACTCAGAGCGATTCCACCCGCAGTGCTTCACCTGCTTTTCCTGCGGGACCTCCCTCGAGGCACTGGAGATTTCTCCCGAGCCAGATCACTATCGTGCCCAGCGCCTCGAGCGCATCTCTCGccgcgctgctggcgagATACTCCCCGAAAAGCCGGGCGAGACGGAAGCAGAGGACGGCGACGAACGCTTGCGCTTCTTCTGCCACCTCGACTGGCACGAACTGTTTGCACCAAGGTGCAAGCACTGCAAAACGCCCATCATGGGTGAACATGTTGTGGCGCTGGGCTCACACTGGCATTTTGGTCACTTTTTCTGCGCCGAGTGTGGTGATCCGTTTGAAAAGGGCATGACGCATATCGAAAAGGACGGCTATGCGTGGTGTGTCTCTTGCCAGACGAAGCGCACAGAGCGGAGGGCGCCCAAGTGCCGCGCCTGCAGGAAGGCTGTCATCGGACAATACATTCGGGCGCTGGGCGGCGAGTGGCATGACGAGTGCTTCCGCTGCGCTTCCTGCCACGGCGGGTTTGACGACGGCCAGATTTTCCCCCAGGAGGGGCGTGGAGCGCCGGGCGAGACGGTTGTTCTGTGTACCAGGTGCATGGAGGCTGAGCTCAAGGCTTGA